A single Oncorhynchus tshawytscha isolate Ot180627B linkage group LG01, Otsh_v2.0, whole genome shotgun sequence DNA region contains:
- the adck2 gene encoding uncharacterized aarF domain-containing protein kinase 2, producing the protein MAALSARSFLLNLRYTVHRVGSSVRVQLIPSTRTCLVKRGQILTQMPKVTLLCWGAVNATSCMARCQEAFLAPQTTDRKSIAKVQVHKLVFFLRLSLRALVLLLKFGPILLLYPLTVISSYWASRWLDALLWVTETSGPTFIKLGQWASTRRDIFSQDFCECFSRLHVRVRPHCWAHTKQCLRRAFGEGWRRLFVFEGREPVGSGCVAQVYRGWARVDSVEDTAFQALVEEMEREDMLEAWEILGLKGVLGTFRGLWKGKEDEEDEGHHETRERSYTDANEDGTEKEHLIPVAIKVLHPGIRRQVEIDMLLMRAGSWLINCLPGFKWLSLPEIVEEFEVLMTKQIDLRFEANNIEKFRENFKDVDFVKFPTPLRPFVTRSILVETFEESEPISNYLRPEVPLKVKQRIARMGVETLLKMVFVDNFVHADLHPGNILVQCSRGGGDNDPQERVTLTDLCDTVVVSMRPAPAPLQLVLLDAGIVAQLNDRDRRNFRAVFTAVVLRQGEQVAELILNHARTNECQDVSRFKKEMAELVDHALSNTLSLGKVQVTDLLSRVFGLLITHKVKLESNFASIVFAIMVLEGLGRSLDPNLDILELAKPLLLKNAASLL; encoded by the exons ATGGCTGCATTGAGTGCCAGAAGCTTCCTCTTAAACCTAAGGTACACCGTCCATAGAGTTGGAAGTTCTGTAAGAGTCCAACTCATACCTAGCACTAGAACATGTCTTGTCAAACGAGGCCAGATTTTAACCCAGATGCCAAAAGTCACCCTGCTGTGCTGGGGAGCAGTGAATGCCACATCCTGTATGGCAAGATGCCAAGAGGCCTTCCTGGCACCCCAGACTACAGACAGGAAGTCTATAGCCAAAGTCCAGGTGCACAAGCTGGTGTTCTTCTTGCGCCTCAGCCTGCGCGCCCTGGTGTTACTCCTGAAGTTCGGCCCGATCCTGTTGCTCTATCCTCTGACTGTCATCTCCTCTTACTGGGCCTCTCGCTGGCTGGATGCCCTGCTGTGGGTCACTGAGACCTCTGGTCCTACCTTCATTAAGCTGGGCCAGTGGGCCAGCACACGCAGGGACATCTTCTCCCAGGACTTCTGCGAATGTTTTTCCAGGCTGCACGTGCGTGTGCGTCCCCACTGCTGGGCCCACACCAAGCAGTGTCTGCGCCGAGCATTCGGGGAGGGCTGGAGGAGGCTGTTTGTGTTTGAGGGCAGGGAGCCTGTGGGTTCAGGATGCGTGGCTCAGGTGTACCGGGGATGGGCCAGGGTGGACAGCGTGGAGGACACAGCCTTCCAGGCCctagtggaggagatggagagagaggatatgCTGGAGGCCTGGGAGATCCTGGGACTAAAGGGTGTCCTGGGGACTTTTAGGGGGCTGTGGAAGGggaaagaggatgaggaggacgaGGGCCATCATGAAACCAGGGAGAGGAGCTACACAGACGCTAATGAGGACGGTACAGAGAAAGAGCATCTGATTCCTGTAGCTATTAAG gTGCTTCATCCAGGGatcaggagacaggtagagatTGACATGCTACTGATGAGGGCAGGCAGCTGGCTCATCAACTGTCTGCCTGGATTCAAATGGCTCAGCCTGCCTGAGATAGTGGAGGAGTTTGAGGTGCTCATGACCAAACAG ATTGACCTGCGGTTTGAAGCCAATAACATCGAAAAATTCCGGGAGAATTTCAAGGATGTTGATTTTGTCAAGTTCCCAACTCCTCTTCGACCATTTGTCACCAGGTCAATTTTAGTGGAAACCTTTGAG GAGAGTGAGCCCATCTCCAACTACCTGAGACCGGAGGTCCCTCTAAAGGTGAAACAGAGAATTGCCAGGATGGGAGTGGAGACACTTCTCAAGATG gtgtttgtGGATAACTTTGTGCATGCGGACCTGCACCCGGGTAACATCCTGGTCCAATGTAGCAGGGGTGGAGGGGACAACGACCCCCAGGAAAGGGTCACCCTGACGGACCTGTGCGACACAGTGGTGGTGAGCATGAGGCCGGCCCCGGCCCCTCTGCAGCTGGTGCTTCTGGACGCTGGCATCGTGGCACAGCTCAACGACAGAGACCGTAGGAACTTCAGAGCCGTGTTCACCGCTGTGGTGCTACGACAG GGGGAACAGGTGGCAGAGCTGATCCTGAACCATGCCAGGACCAATGAGTGCCAGGACGTGTCACGGTTCAAGAAGGAGATGGCAGAGCTGGTGGACCATGCCCTCAGCAACACTCTCTCACTGGGGAAGGTCCAAGTAACTGATTTGCTATCCAGAGTCTTTGGATTGCTCATCACCCACAAG GTGAAGTTGGAGAGTAACTTTGCGTCCATTGTGTTTGCCATCATGGTGCTGGAGGGGCTGGGGAGGTCTCTGGACCCGAACCTGGACATACTGGAGCTGGCCAAGCCTCTGCTGCTCAAGAACGCTGCCTCCCTCCTCTGA